A stretch of the Bradyrhizobium sp. CCBAU 53351 genome encodes the following:
- a CDS encoding GlxA family transcriptional regulator, with amino-acid sequence MLTAAGLCRNVNLHAFSAKAAMPAASPRRLVFVLFEDGLLLDFGGPLQVFELACENDASNPPYVWEICSANGGLVRTSAGLELMTRPLPVDLEGIDTLVIGGGPGVHRAATDLKLIAFFRSAAPHVRRICSVCTGAFVLAAAGLLAGRRATTHWGSCDLLRTRHPDTTVEVDPVFVHDRGIWTSAGVTAGIDLALTLLEDDLGHREAMRVARRLVVFLKRPGGQAQFSVPLSVQSSDHPAFEEITAWIQDNLGGDLRVERLAEQAKMSPRTFARLFRKRTGQSPGKTVEEFRVEAARRALEESEASIKEIAVRAGFQSEEHMRRAFRRRLSVLPNEYRARFHAGGDQLREPIAGQ; translated from the coding sequence ATGTTGACAGCCGCCGGACTTTGCCGAAATGTCAATCTACACGCATTTTCTGCCAAGGCTGCCATGCCCGCCGCTTCCCCCCGACGTCTCGTCTTCGTCTTGTTCGAGGATGGGCTTCTGCTCGATTTTGGAGGGCCGCTTCAAGTCTTTGAGTTGGCTTGCGAAAATGACGCATCGAATCCGCCTTACGTGTGGGAGATCTGCTCCGCCAACGGGGGGCTTGTTCGGACCTCCGCCGGCCTTGAACTGATGACGCGACCACTCCCTGTCGATTTGGAGGGCATCGACACCCTGGTCATCGGCGGTGGGCCCGGCGTTCACCGAGCCGCCACAGATCTCAAGCTCATCGCATTTTTTCGCTCGGCCGCTCCGCACGTCAGGCGCATCTGCTCGGTCTGTACGGGAGCATTTGTCTTGGCGGCAGCCGGCCTCCTTGCTGGTCGTCGCGCCACGACGCACTGGGGCTCATGCGACTTGCTGAGGACCCGCCATCCCGACACCACGGTCGAAGTCGATCCCGTGTTCGTTCATGACCGGGGCATCTGGACGTCGGCGGGTGTCACCGCCGGTATCGATCTGGCGCTCACGCTTCTGGAGGACGATTTGGGCCATCGCGAAGCGATGAGGGTCGCGCGAAGATTGGTGGTCTTTCTCAAGCGACCTGGAGGCCAAGCCCAGTTCAGTGTGCCGCTTTCAGTACAATCGTCCGACCATCCGGCATTTGAGGAGATCACCGCCTGGATCCAAGACAATCTGGGAGGAGACCTGCGCGTCGAACGATTGGCCGAGCAGGCGAAGATGAGCCCTCGCACCTTTGCCCGGCTATTCCGGAAAAGAACAGGTCAGTCCCCCGGCAAGACCGTTGAGGAATTTCGTGTCGAGGCGGCACGGCGGGCTCTCGAGGAATCCGAAGCCAGTATCAAGGAAATCGCTGTCCGTGCCGGCTTTCAAAGCGAAGAGCACATGAGACGGGCTTTCCGTCGGCGTTTGAGTGTTCTGCCGAACGAATATCGCGCCAGGTTTCACGCAGGCGGTGATCAGCTTCGCGAGCCGATAGCAGGGCAATAA
- a CDS encoding DJ-1/PfpI family protein translates to MSDKPIQIGIVCFPGMTQLDVTGPFEVLARLPNAKVHLLWKRIETIVSDVGLPLLPTTTFSECPDLDIFCIGGGPGMTSIMSDDEVIAFVREKGGSARYVTSVCAGSLVLGSAGLLTGYESACHWLMRDMLASFGAIAVDQRVVVDRNRISGGGVTAGVDFAFRVAAEICGEDVAKRLQLFLEYQPEPPFDLTVQNAPPELLSEIKSASLPWLRARQAAVDQAAEKLRSRKAVPA, encoded by the coding sequence ATGTCCGACAAGCCCATTCAAATCGGGATCGTCTGCTTCCCGGGTATGACCCAGCTTGATGTGACGGGGCCATTCGAGGTTCTTGCCCGATTGCCGAACGCCAAGGTTCATCTGCTCTGGAAGCGTATCGAGACGATCGTCAGCGACGTCGGACTGCCGCTGCTGCCGACAACGACGTTCAGCGAGTGCCCCGACCTCGACATTTTCTGTATCGGCGGCGGTCCGGGCATGACGTCGATCATGAGCGATGACGAGGTGATTGCCTTCGTCCGCGAGAAGGGTGGTTCGGCGCGCTATGTGACGTCTGTCTGCGCCGGCAGCCTCGTGCTGGGATCGGCTGGCCTTCTCACGGGTTACGAATCGGCTTGCCATTGGCTGATGCGGGACATGCTGGCCTCGTTCGGTGCCATCGCCGTCGACCAGCGCGTCGTCGTCGACCGCAATCGCATCTCGGGGGGAGGGGTCACGGCCGGGGTGGATTTCGCTTTCCGGGTCGCCGCCGAAATCTGCGGCGAGGACGTCGCGAAAAGGTTGCAGCTGTTCCTCGAATATCAACCTGAGCCGCCGTTCGATCTCACGGTCCAGAACGCTCCTCCGGAGCTCCTGTCGGAGATCAAATCAGCCTCGCTGCCCTGGCTCCGCGCGCGTCAGGCCGCCGTCGATCAGGCTGCGGAAAAGCTCCGGTCGCGCAAGGCGGTGCCGGCTTAG
- a CDS encoding ABC transporter substrate-binding protein has protein sequence MTSHGSKQELLVRCQGRRGARVTALLAIIAFGSHCGQADAAEFSGGLIKIGIINDQTGPLSDINGPGSVVAAKLAVEDFQRTNPSVKVEVVSADHQNKADIGVSIVRRWFDVEGVDMVADVGNSAVGLAIQSQARDKNKIVIYTSVATTELTGKQCTKTGLAWLHDSYNLVAGPIRTLVSQGFDSWYFIAADYAFGKNMVLESQRVLASTGGKALGAVYHPLGNADYGSFLLQAQASGAKVVAFANAGDQLVNSMKQWNEFGMTAGAQKPIAELMFISDVHAMGAQTARGLTTLTAWYWARNEETRAFSQRFFKLRNAMPTEPQAATYSGVLHYLKAAMSAGTDATDAVLEKMRATPIDDFYARGATIREDGKLIHDFYLAQVKEPSEITAPWDYYDIIKTVPSSEAYFPLSESECPLVKK, from the coding sequence ATGACCAGCCATGGGTCTAAGCAGGAATTGTTGGTGCGATGTCAGGGGCGGCGAGGTGCCCGCGTGACGGCTCTCCTGGCGATCATCGCGTTCGGATCGCATTGTGGCCAAGCCGATGCCGCGGAGTTCTCAGGCGGCCTCATCAAGATCGGTATCATCAACGATCAGACGGGTCCGCTATCCGACATCAATGGACCGGGATCAGTCGTAGCGGCCAAGCTTGCGGTTGAGGACTTTCAGAGGACGAATCCCTCGGTCAAGGTTGAGGTCGTATCGGCCGACCATCAGAACAAGGCGGATATAGGCGTAAGCATCGTGCGCAGATGGTTCGATGTCGAAGGCGTCGACATGGTCGCGGATGTCGGCAATTCGGCTGTCGGGCTGGCCATCCAATCGCAGGCAAGAGACAAGAACAAGATCGTCATCTATACGTCAGTCGCGACGACCGAATTGACCGGCAAACAATGCACCAAAACAGGCCTGGCCTGGCTTCATGATTCCTACAACCTCGTAGCAGGGCCAATTCGAACACTCGTCTCTCAAGGCTTCGATAGCTGGTACTTCATCGCCGCCGACTATGCTTTTGGGAAGAACATGGTGCTCGAGTCGCAGCGAGTGCTTGCCTCGACCGGCGGCAAGGCCCTCGGGGCCGTCTACCATCCGCTCGGGAATGCCGACTACGGGTCGTTCCTTCTTCAGGCGCAAGCCTCTGGTGCCAAGGTCGTCGCCTTCGCCAATGCCGGCGACCAACTCGTAAACTCCATGAAACAATGGAACGAGTTCGGCATGACCGCAGGCGCTCAGAAGCCGATCGCCGAACTGATGTTCATCAGCGACGTGCATGCCATGGGGGCCCAGACCGCGCGAGGTCTGACCACTCTGACTGCATGGTATTGGGCTCGGAATGAGGAAACGAGAGCGTTCTCGCAACGCTTCTTCAAACTTCGAAACGCAATGCCGACTGAGCCGCAGGCGGCCACCTACTCCGGCGTGCTGCATTATCTCAAGGCCGCCATGTCGGCCGGTACTGACGCGACCGATGCGGTTCTGGAGAAAATGCGTGCCACCCCGATTGATGATTTCTACGCGAGAGGAGCGACCATCAGGGAAGACGGAAAGCTTATTCACGACTTCTACCTGGCGCAGGTCAAGGAGCCGTCGGAAATCACCGCCCCCTGGGATTACTATGACATCATCAAAACCGTGCCGAGTAGCGAGGCTTACTTTCCCTTGAGCGAGAGCGAATGCCCGTTGGTCAAGAAGTAA
- a CDS encoding creatininase family protein, protein MLLPVASTEQHGPHLPTGVDDMLVTNVCRRVAGLLTSELPVVVTPTVWCGLADHHVPFGGTFSLTLQTYYLLLRDLCRSVLEAGFRKIVLVNGHAGNIAALAAITTDLTRELNAPIATATYFMAAREAISSILEDQPGLMHACEAETSMMMAACPELVDADRLGEAQGPAFDVVASLVPTLKRFVSFEQVTSTGVAGDARRSSRDKGEALLAACACALADGLRRGEPWEKPAFPSTPKAGEA, encoded by the coding sequence GTGCTTCTGCCCGTCGCATCAACGGAACAACATGGTCCGCACTTGCCGACCGGCGTCGACGACATGCTGGTGACGAACGTGTGCCGACGGGTGGCTGGCTTGTTGACTTCAGAACTGCCCGTCGTGGTCACACCGACGGTATGGTGTGGCTTGGCTGACCACCATGTCCCGTTCGGAGGGACGTTTTCGCTGACGCTTCAGACATATTATCTGCTCTTGAGGGACCTGTGCCGCTCCGTGTTGGAGGCCGGCTTTCGCAAGATCGTTCTTGTCAACGGACATGCCGGAAACATCGCGGCCTTGGCTGCGATCACGACAGATCTGACGCGTGAGCTGAATGCGCCGATCGCGACAGCGACCTATTTCATGGCGGCCCGGGAGGCGATCTCGAGTATTCTGGAGGATCAGCCCGGTCTCATGCACGCATGCGAAGCTGAAACGTCCATGATGATGGCCGCATGTCCCGAGTTGGTCGATGCCGATCGTCTCGGGGAAGCGCAGGGGCCGGCCTTTGACGTTGTTGCGTCGCTGGTGCCGACGCTGAAGCGGTTTGTGTCGTTCGAGCAGGTGACTTCGACTGGCGTTGCAGGGGACGCCAGACGCAGCTCGCGGGACAAGGGGGAGGCGTTGCTGGCCGCATGCGCGTGCGCGCTGGCCGACGGGCTGAGGCGCGGGGAGCCTTGGGAAAAGCCGGCGTTCCCTTCCACGCCGAAAGCCGGAGAGGCGTGA
- a CDS encoding TetR/AcrR family transcriptional regulator: MARTPPTNPRKNASQARSRATVDALVEATARILVRDGFEKASTNRIAEIAGVSVGSLYQYFPSKEALVAAVIEHHNEEIMGIVRAALVEVADLPIEKAVRKLVTVAIEAHRINPKLHRVLAEQIPRTGQLKDVEAFNREVQTLVRSYLESRRKEMRKVDLDVATFICVSAIESVAHNTVLHGAEMLSEKMVKVLVDETTRLVVGYLR; this comes from the coding sequence ATGGCCCGCACGCCACCGACAAATCCGCGCAAAAACGCCTCACAGGCGCGCTCACGCGCCACCGTCGACGCGCTGGTCGAGGCGACCGCTCGCATTCTGGTCCGCGACGGTTTCGAGAAGGCGAGCACCAACCGCATCGCGGAGATCGCCGGCGTCAGCGTCGGCTCGCTCTACCAGTACTTTCCAAGCAAGGAAGCCCTCGTCGCCGCTGTGATCGAGCATCACAACGAGGAGATCATGGGCATCGTCCGCGCCGCCCTCGTGGAAGTCGCCGACCTCCCGATCGAGAAAGCCGTGCGAAAACTCGTCACCGTCGCGATCGAAGCCCACCGCATCAACCCGAAACTGCACCGCGTGCTCGCCGAGCAGATTCCCCGCACCGGCCAGCTCAAAGACGTCGAAGCCTTCAACCGCGAGGTCCAAACCCTCGTGCGCAGCTATCTCGAAAGCCGCCGCAAGGAGATGCGCAAGGTCGATTTGGATGTAGCGACCTTCATCTGCGTCAGCGCGATCGAGTCGGTCGCGCACAACACGGTGCTGCACGGAGCCGAGATGCTGTCGGAGAAGATGGTGAAGGTGCTGGTGGACGAGACGACGCGGCTAGTGGTGGGATATTTGAGGTAG
- a CDS encoding alpha/beta hydrolase fold domain-containing protein, which translates to MSVARLVSSLQFCPAMCAPRNHDPTPSLQSRLFNAVLRQLPYKQQLASAEAVQAHVQKLALQPASFEPTGLGRGVEAILTRMGGWPVYYTAPASGHEGCNFVMFLHGGGYINEIVPAHWRFVGEMTRKANVVCVVPIYPLAPRATAKDLVPRTSELLRMLLEDAGSAKVTVVGNSAGAGLALAACQWLRDRGHRQPARLMLISPAADASVSRPEQIEIAARDPVQDIPGIVEAARLYAGELDVGHPFVSPLNGAFRFLAPMTIFSGTRDLLYPDSVDLAERARAVGVPVDLHLLRDQPHNYALMPTPEGRRARAMILRAVA; encoded by the coding sequence ATGAGCGTCGCAAGACTTGTGTCGTCCCTGCAGTTTTGTCCTGCGATGTGCGCGCCGCGCAACCACGATCCCACGCCGAGCCTGCAGAGCCGTCTGTTCAACGCGGTGCTGCGGCAGCTCCCCTACAAGCAGCAGCTCGCCTCCGCCGAAGCGGTGCAGGCGCATGTGCAGAAGCTTGCCTTGCAGCCGGCCTCGTTCGAGCCGACCGGGCTTGGCCGCGGCGTCGAAGCGATCCTGACCAGGATGGGCGGCTGGCCGGTCTATTACACCGCGCCGGCGTCGGGCCATGAGGGCTGCAACTTCGTCATGTTCCTGCATGGCGGCGGCTACATCAACGAGATCGTGCCGGCGCATTGGCGCTTTGTCGGCGAGATGACGCGCAAGGCGAACGTCGTCTGCGTCGTGCCGATCTATCCGCTGGCGCCGCGCGCCACCGCGAAGGACCTTGTCCCAAGGACTTCCGAGCTGCTGCGGATGCTGCTGGAGGATGCCGGGTCCGCAAAGGTGACGGTGGTCGGCAATTCCGCCGGCGCGGGCCTTGCGCTCGCCGCCTGCCAATGGCTGCGCGATCGCGGGCACCGACAGCCGGCGCGCTTGATGCTGATCTCGCCGGCGGCCGACGCCTCGGTCAGCCGTCCCGAGCAGATCGAGATCGCCGCGCGCGATCCGGTCCAGGACATTCCCGGCATCGTCGAGGCTGCCAGGCTATATGCCGGCGAGCTCGATGTCGGCCACCCCTTCGTCAGTCCGCTCAACGGCGCGTTCCGCTTCCTCGCGCCCATGACGATCTTCTCAGGCACGCGTGATCTGCTCTATCCCGACAGCGTCGATCTGGCGGAGCGGGCGAGGGCGGTGGGCGTGCCGGTGGATCTGCATCTGCTCCGCGACCAGCCGCACAATTATGCGCTGATGCCGACGCCGGAGGGCCGGCGCGCGCGGGCGATGATTTTGCGGGCGGTGGCGTGA
- a CDS encoding SDR family oxidoreductase: MKDFAGKIAVITGGGTGMGRELARQLVAEGCNVAMCDVSEAAMAETKRLCETEKLPQGLRVTTHVADVSIEDHLKRFRDELAEQQKTDRVNLLFNNAGIGGGGSLFTNTREQWERTFNICWGGVYLGVRTFLPMLVAADEAHIVNTASVNGFWASIGMNQAHTAYSSAKFAVKGFTEALINDLRLHAPHVKCSVVMPGHIGTSIVSNSRKVQSADGSERLNADEVALTRKRMVAAGVPDADRMSDEDIQAAFAERARSFLEDAPTTAAQAAKIILDGVKAERWRILVGEDARRLDERVRATPEQAYDRAFYESFTQEVGWKLG, encoded by the coding sequence ATGAAGGATTTTGCTGGAAAGATCGCGGTCATCACCGGCGGCGGCACGGGTATGGGGCGCGAGCTCGCGCGGCAGCTGGTGGCCGAGGGCTGCAACGTCGCGATGTGCGACGTCTCGGAAGCGGCCATGGCCGAGACCAAGCGGCTGTGCGAGACCGAGAAGCTGCCGCAAGGCTTGCGCGTCACCACGCATGTCGCCGACGTTTCGATCGAGGATCATCTGAAACGGTTTCGCGACGAGCTCGCCGAGCAGCAGAAGACCGATCGCGTCAATCTGTTGTTCAACAATGCCGGCATCGGCGGCGGCGGCAGCCTGTTCACCAACACGCGCGAGCAGTGGGAACGCACCTTCAACATCTGCTGGGGCGGCGTCTATCTCGGCGTGCGCACCTTCCTGCCGATGCTGGTCGCGGCGGACGAGGCCCACATCGTCAACACCGCGAGCGTCAACGGCTTCTGGGCCTCGATCGGCATGAACCAGGCGCACACTGCCTACAGCTCGGCGAAGTTCGCGGTGAAGGGATTCACCGAAGCCCTGATCAACGACCTCCGCCTGCACGCGCCGCACGTCAAATGCTCGGTGGTGATGCCCGGCCATATCGGCACCTCGATCGTCTCCAATTCGCGCAAGGTGCAGAGCGCCGACGGCTCGGAGCGACTCAATGCCGACGAGGTCGCGCTGACCCGCAAGCGCATGGTCGCGGCGGGCGTGCCGGATGCCGACAGGATGTCGGACGAGGACATTCAGGCGGCGTTCGCCGAGCGCGCCCGCAGCTTCCTGGAGGATGCGCCGACGACGGCCGCGCAAGCGGCCAAGATCATTCTCGACGGGGTCAAGGCGGAGCGCTGGCGCATCCTCGTCGGCGAGGACGCCAGGCGATTGGACGAACGCGTGCGCGCCACGCCCGAGCAGGCCTATGACCGCGCCTTCTACGAAAGCTTTACGCAGGAGGTCGGCTGGAAGCTCGGTTGA
- a CDS encoding alpha/beta hydrolase → MIPACLSDDWILCPEREDISAEFTRLLTAAQEGGATIAECLMIARQLKRGDDRSWHREWKRLAQANRQRAEAAFAEGHMASAQRNWLRAMNYYGAAAMPLEQDDERRWVAVLAMQECARRYLSARSPAGEVVTIPWLDGHALQGYFLPAPSGSVRAPTVICIGEPGHRKEEFLFKLAPHARERGFSLLALDLFGEQRDDFIDALLRRRDLESAIPSVMDYLETRGEVDFARVGIIADGWGSSFVARAVLQEPRLAAAVCDGGLWDLHERAFFASRFALSDVGIVPVPHAPLMASSADCPVLITLGEDGWLKADRARQIVQSSRLGSSDVMLKVFTAAETGAAQAHADNPSLANEYIFDWLESRLGAAARRI, encoded by the coding sequence ATGATACCCGCATGCCTCTCCGACGACTGGATCCTCTGCCCGGAGCGAGAGGACATCTCCGCTGAATTCACGCGGCTGCTCACCGCGGCCCAGGAGGGCGGCGCCACGATCGCCGAATGCCTGATGATCGCGCGGCAGCTGAAGCGCGGCGACGATCGCTCCTGGCATCGCGAATGGAAGCGGCTGGCGCAAGCCAACCGGCAGCGCGCCGAGGCCGCCTTCGCGGAAGGCCATATGGCGAGCGCACAGCGCAACTGGCTGCGCGCCATGAACTATTATGGTGCAGCGGCCATGCCGCTCGAGCAGGACGACGAGCGCCGCTGGGTCGCGGTGCTGGCGATGCAGGAATGCGCACGCCGCTACCTTTCGGCGCGCAGTCCGGCCGGCGAGGTCGTGACCATCCCCTGGCTCGACGGACATGCGCTGCAGGGCTACTTCCTCCCGGCACCGTCGGGCAGCGTGCGAGCGCCGACCGTGATCTGCATCGGCGAGCCCGGCCACCGCAAGGAAGAGTTCTTGTTCAAGCTCGCGCCGCATGCGCGCGAGCGTGGCTTCTCGCTGCTGGCGCTGGATCTGTTCGGCGAGCAGCGCGACGATTTCATCGATGCGCTGTTGCGGCGCCGCGATCTCGAGAGCGCGATTCCTTCCGTCATGGACTATCTGGAGACGCGCGGCGAGGTCGATTTCGCGCGCGTCGGGATCATTGCCGATGGCTGGGGCTCTTCCTTCGTGGCGCGGGCGGTGTTGCAGGAGCCGCGGCTTGCCGCCGCCGTCTGCGACGGCGGCCTGTGGGACCTGCACGAGCGCGCCTTCTTCGCCAGCCGATTCGCGCTGAGCGACGTCGGCATCGTGCCGGTGCCGCATGCGCCGCTGATGGCCTCCAGCGCCGACTGTCCGGTGCTGATCACGCTCGGCGAGGACGGCTGGCTCAAGGCCGACCGAGCCCGTCAGATCGTCCAGAGCTCCCGGCTCGGCAGCTCGGATGTCATGTTGAAGGTCTTCACGGCCGCCGAGACCGGCGCGGCGCAGGCCCACGCGGACAATCCGAGCCTTGCCAACGAATATATCTTCGACTGGCTCGAATCGCGGCTCGGCGCCGCCGCCCGCCGGATCTGA
- a CDS encoding MarR family winged helix-turn-helix transcriptional regulator, which yields MSATRKEGARMRSVGNLDIIRRFTWEISSINMHLEELRQLWAKTLGISGPQWLILMAISDLDKDEGIPVNVVSKLLHVDPSFITTQSKLLEKKALLRRRPSPTDARVVRLSLTDKTQKHIASLNEQYKTIREFVFQEFDEDELAEFTTKLATLKTRLEKACVRISLDF from the coding sequence GTGTCCGCGACGAGGAAAGAAGGAGCGCGTATGCGCTCGGTCGGCAATCTGGATATCATCAGGCGCTTCACCTGGGAGATATCGTCGATCAACATGCATCTGGAGGAATTGCGTCAGTTGTGGGCGAAGACGCTCGGCATCAGCGGCCCGCAATGGCTGATCCTGATGGCCATCTCCGACCTCGACAAGGACGAGGGCATCCCGGTCAACGTCGTCTCCAAGCTGCTCCACGTGGATCCGTCCTTCATCACCACGCAGTCCAAGCTGCTGGAGAAGAAGGCCCTGTTGCGCCGTCGCCCCTCGCCGACCGACGCCCGCGTGGTGCGGTTGTCGCTGACCGACAAGACGCAGAAGCACATCGCGAGCCTCAACGAGCAGTACAAGACGATTCGCGAATTCGTCTTCCAGGAGTTCGACGAGGACGAACTGGCGGAATTCACTACCAAGCTCGCGACGCTGAAGACTCGCCTCGAGAAGGCCTGCGTCCGGATCTCGCTCGACTTCTAG
- a CDS encoding porin, with amino-acid sequence MKVVKSLLLGTAAGLIAVGGAQAADLPVKAKAVEYVKICSLYGAGYYYIPGTDTCIKLGGYVRAEVALNAGGNYSAQYNGVFAANNRLTNYYSMRAREDLNIDTRTATEYGVVRTYFDAVFTWTTGSYGGTGSATGATQYSGTIGLNAAGTGLTGSSGGAINGTDGNTSGGALGVYYAFIQFAGFTMGKAVSQFDAPWINYPGNNFDQLVGGSGTTNGVAQFTYTADFGQGITAAFSAQDQTQVYQTSLWNTAGMSTTGVLGGAYGSNDIGGSRSPDLVAMVRVDQAWGIFQASVAAHDNHVAYYGANEATGHPEDKWGWAVQLALGIKNIPTGAGDVINISGVYTEGASRYNFQELAATSYSMFGSSNAAYQSIGFAGVSDAVFAPGGQLELTKTYGFRGAFTHNWSPYWNTALYGAWAAVNYNGTAKGLICGSAAFATLTGTCNPDFNIGQVGVITRWTPVKNLTFSADFTYSHLDQKYSGAITTAALTGVAKPAATYELKDQDTYSLLLRAQRNW; translated from the coding sequence ATGAAAGTGGTGAAGAGCCTTTTGCTCGGCACTGCGGCGGGTCTGATCGCCGTCGGTGGAGCCCAGGCGGCCGATCTTCCCGTCAAGGCCAAGGCGGTCGAGTATGTCAAGATCTGCTCGCTTTACGGTGCGGGCTACTACTACATCCCGGGCACCGATACCTGCATCAAGCTCGGCGGCTATGTGCGTGCCGAAGTGGCGCTGAACGCGGGCGGCAATTACAGCGCCCAGTACAACGGCGTGTTCGCGGCCAACAACCGCCTGACCAATTACTACTCGATGCGTGCTCGTGAAGACCTCAACATCGACACGCGCACCGCGACCGAGTACGGCGTCGTCCGCACCTATTTCGACGCGGTTTTCACCTGGACGACCGGCAGTTACGGCGGCACGGGGTCGGCCACGGGCGCGACCCAGTACAGCGGCACGATCGGCCTCAACGCGGCCGGCACCGGCCTCACCGGTTCGAGCGGCGGCGCCATCAACGGCACCGACGGCAACACCTCGGGCGGCGCGCTCGGCGTGTACTACGCCTTCATCCAGTTCGCCGGCTTCACCATGGGTAAGGCGGTGTCGCAGTTCGACGCGCCCTGGATCAACTATCCCGGCAACAACTTCGACCAGCTCGTCGGCGGCAGCGGCACCACCAACGGCGTGGCGCAGTTCACCTACACGGCCGATTTCGGCCAGGGCATCACGGCGGCGTTCTCGGCGCAGGACCAGACGCAGGTCTACCAGACCAGCCTCTGGAACACCGCGGGCATGTCGACCACCGGCGTGCTCGGCGGTGCGTACGGCTCGAACGACATCGGCGGCAGCCGCTCGCCCGATCTCGTCGCGATGGTTCGCGTCGATCAGGCCTGGGGCATCTTCCAGGCGTCGGTCGCAGCCCACGACAACCATGTCGCCTATTACGGCGCCAACGAAGCCACCGGTCATCCCGAAGACAAATGGGGCTGGGCCGTTCAGCTCGCATTGGGCATCAAGAACATCCCGACCGGCGCCGGCGACGTGATCAACATCTCGGGCGTCTACACCGAGGGCGCGAGCCGCTACAACTTCCAGGAGCTGGCCGCGACCAGCTACTCGATGTTCGGCAGCTCGAACGCCGCCTATCAGAGCATCGGCTTCGCCGGCGTGTCTGACGCGGTGTTCGCCCCGGGCGGCCAGCTCGAGCTGACCAAGACCTACGGCTTCCGGGGTGCCTTCACCCACAACTGGAGCCCGTACTGGAATACGGCGCTCTACGGCGCGTGGGCCGCGGTCAACTACAACGGCACCGCGAAGGGCCTGATCTGCGGCAGCGCCGCGTTCGCCACCCTGACCGGCACCTGCAACCCGGACTTCAACATCGGCCAGGTCGGTGTCATCACCCGCTGGACGCCGGTGAAGAACCTGACCTTCTCGGCTGACTTCACCTACAGCCACCTCGATCAGAAGTACTCGGGCGCGATCACGACCGCCGCGCTGACGGGCGTCGCCAAGCCGGCAGCGACCTACGAGCTGAAGGACCAGGACACCTACAGCCTGCTGCTGCGCGCCCAGCGCAACTGGTAA
- a CDS encoding GcrA family cell cycle regulator, whose translation MPVLSPTWTDERIELLKRHFEAGLSCREIAADIGVSRNAVIGKLSRLNLTRGRTGDERKIQDRGPARAKAVPRLQFEMLATIYGDTDARVVTGPIDEANRCSLLELSENRCRWPISTPGAEDFCFCGNSAPDGQPYCAGHSRLAYRPTARVRVMRG comes from the coding sequence ATGCCTGTTCTCTCACCGACCTGGACCGACGAACGAATTGAGCTCCTGAAGCGGCACTTCGAGGCCGGCCTTTCCTGCCGCGAGATCGCCGCCGACATCGGCGTCAGCCGCAACGCCGTGATCGGCAAGCTGTCCCGCCTCAACCTGACGCGTGGCCGCACCGGCGATGAGCGCAAGATTCAGGACAGAGGCCCGGCGCGCGCGAAGGCGGTCCCGCGGCTGCAATTCGAGATGCTCGCCACGATCTATGGCGACACCGACGCCCGCGTGGTGACAGGCCCGATCGACGAGGCCAATCGCTGCTCGCTGCTGGAGCTCTCGGAGAACCGCTGCCGCTGGCCGATCTCGACGCCCGGCGCCGAGGACTTCTGCTTCTGCGGCAATTCCGCGCCCGACGGTCAGCCCTATTGCGCCGGCCACAGCCGCCTCGCCTACCGGCCAACCGCCCGCGTTCGCGTGATGCGGGGCTGA